The following are encoded together in the Anaerostipes caccae L1-92 genome:
- a CDS encoding PH domain-containing protein translates to MENKIRFRNHISIVAERMGSIFLFLFFALMGGFAQNLKTIAKKDIRLDADFAEVLLPMLGVLAVIGLIIVWQVVVWSKTYISIAENTIVIERNTLNRRKNTIGIKNISNVNTEQNLFEMLMGTCKVKLDTNSLSTADKTDVKIVLKKADAENFRRTVMMLLHQTETGEADEPAAVYDLEQAMEYDMTAGLGDMLVHGLFSVNIISVLVLLGCIVGAADLFVQTFGSGMAGKSIIAVLGSVTVIIFVFFSSLWDIAKGFIQYYDFKAKRQGNKIYLSYGLFKKVHYTIPVEKINAVKLTQSLQARITGRYMAEVINVGMGDDGTDQKAFLVLYSSRNSMQNYLQMLLPEFSDILAAPAEKQPRVVWAAWLIPFSGYLVAIAAGLLTVLEFRPDFLKQTVIAAAGMTLLFLLSAVCRFFTAGVSVKEDYLILVRGYMRRSVICVSYDKIQHINTKQNFIAQKTGIQKGNLHLLASALNMTQSVPYFREEELDVIKSRMLKTSHAQ, encoded by the coding sequence ATGGAGAATAAGATCAGGTTCCGCAATCATATTTCAATTGTGGCAGAGCGGATGGGAAGCATATTCCTCTTTTTGTTTTTTGCCCTTATGGGCGGATTTGCCCAGAATCTGAAGACGATTGCAAAAAAAGATATCAGGCTGGATGCAGACTTTGCAGAAGTACTGCTGCCGATGCTTGGAGTTCTGGCCGTCATTGGGCTGATCATTGTCTGGCAGGTGGTGGTCTGGTCTAAAACATATATATCGATTGCAGAAAATACCATTGTTATAGAGCGGAATACACTGAACCGCCGGAAAAACACCATAGGAATTAAAAATATTTCTAATGTAAATACAGAGCAGAACCTGTTTGAGATGCTTATGGGAACCTGTAAGGTGAAGCTTGACACCAATAGTCTGTCTACGGCGGACAAGACGGATGTCAAGATCGTACTGAAGAAGGCCGATGCGGAAAATTTCCGCCGAACAGTCATGATGCTTCTGCACCAGACGGAAACAGGAGAAGCAGATGAACCGGCGGCTGTGTATGATCTGGAACAAGCCATGGAGTACGATATGACGGCGGGATTGGGTGACATGCTGGTCCACGGACTTTTTTCTGTCAATATCATCTCTGTTCTTGTGCTGCTTGGCTGTATTGTCGGAGCGGCAGATCTGTTCGTCCAGACGTTTGGTTCGGGAATGGCCGGAAAGAGTATAATAGCTGTGCTGGGGAGCGTGACTGTTATCATCTTTGTCTTTTTTTCTTCGCTGTGGGATATCGCTAAGGGGTTTATACAATATTATGATTTCAAGGCGAAGCGGCAGGGAAACAAAATATACTTGAGCTACGGCCTCTTTAAAAAAGTTCATTACACGATACCTGTAGAGAAGATTAATGCGGTGAAACTGACCCAGTCTCTGCAGGCAAGAATTACAGGAAGATATATGGCTGAGGTAATCAATGTGGGGATGGGAGATGACGGAACCGACCAGAAAGCATTTTTAGTTCTTTATTCGTCCAGGAACAGTATGCAGAATTATCTTCAGATGCTCCTGCCTGAATTTTCTGATATTCTTGCTGCTCCTGCAGAGAAACAGCCCAGGGTGGTATGGGCCGCATGGCTGATTCCTTTTTCAGGATATCTTGTGGCGATTGCGGCAGGACTTTTGACTGTGCTGGAATTCAGGCCTGATTTTTTAAAGCAAACAGTCATTGCTGCCGCAGGAATGACACTATTGTTTTTGCTCTCTGCTGTCTGCAGATTTTTTACTGCCGGGGTATCCGTGAAAGAAGATTATCTGATACTCGTGCGTGGATACATGAGACGTTCTGTTATCTGTGTCAGCTACGATAAGATTCAGCATATAAATACCAAACAGAATTTTATAGCCCAAAAAACGGGCATTCAGAAAGGGAACCTACACCTGCTGGCCTCTGCGCTGAATATGACGCAGTCTGTCCCATATTTCAGAGAAGAGGAATTGGATGTTATCAAAAGCAGGATGCTGAAAACATCTCATGCGCAGTAA
- a CDS encoding FAD-dependent oxidoreductase produces MAAKNFRNIFEPFTVKSMTLKNRIVMTPIGTNFAERTGEVSDKLIAYYKQHAKGGIGLITVEGASVASPQGSLSTNQLRIDHDNYIHGLYKLCEAIHEYGSKASILLNHGGADSDGAETNIQPVSASDIPSKAGGDIPRPLAIEEIHGIVQKFADAAKRAVTAGFDAVEIQAGHGYLLNQFLSPLTNDRTDEFGGSKENRARFTTLVLKAVREVVGENIPIFLRISADELTEGGNSLNDTLEIVEYFQEYVDVFAVSAGLTCTIQYQHDADYLPDGWKSYMSKAVKKKTGKPCTAEGNIREPEIANEILKSGQSDLIGIGRGLIADPEWVNKVQFGNTDDINKCISCNNGCTATLSNKPMRCTVNPFVVSGENYKKERIKKPCNVVVIGGGTAGLEAACTAAEVGCSTVLIEKTNQLGGLARRVGSMPNKKRLGYFPAYQEKRAMALKNLFICKNVEATAEFVDGFKPDIVVNATGSNALLPDIKGLKENLEKGNVSTIFDLVDNVKSYEQTDLAGKKVVVIGGGNVGLDVVEFFAPRKADVTIVEKKPHFGEDLDLITRTGANELMEKYKVTQYPNANLLEVKEKSFIVRHDYKDLELDFDYGFICLGMQSATPALQALYDHFVDEGIEVLNIGDSAKTRRMIEGVKEGRDILIALERHHFL; encoded by the coding sequence ATGGCAGCAAAGAATTTCCGCAATATATTTGAACCCTTTACCGTAAAGTCTATGACATTGAAAAACCGTATCGTCATGACGCCGATTGGAACAAATTTTGCTGAGCGAACAGGAGAAGTCAGCGACAAGCTGATTGCATATTATAAACAGCACGCAAAAGGAGGCATTGGCCTCATCACAGTGGAAGGTGCCAGTGTTGCATCCCCTCAGGGCTCTTTAAGCACCAACCAGTTAAGAATTGACCATGACAATTATATCCATGGCCTGTACAAGCTCTGTGAAGCTATCCATGAGTATGGCTCCAAGGCTTCTATCCTGCTCAACCACGGCGGTGCCGATTCCGACGGCGCGGAGACGAACATCCAGCCTGTTTCTGCTTCCGATATTCCGTCAAAAGCAGGCGGAGATATTCCGAGACCTCTTGCCATTGAAGAGATTCACGGCATTGTCCAGAAGTTTGCAGACGCCGCGAAACGTGCGGTCACAGCCGGTTTTGATGCCGTTGAGATCCAGGCAGGACACGGCTATCTTCTGAACCAGTTCTTATCTCCCCTGACCAATGACAGGACAGATGAGTTCGGCGGTTCCAAGGAAAACCGCGCAAGGTTCACGACGCTTGTATTAAAAGCTGTCCGTGAAGTCGTAGGCGAAAACATTCCGATCTTTTTAAGAATCAGTGCAGATGAGCTCACAGAGGGCGGTAACTCACTGAATGACACTTTGGAGATCGTAGAATATTTCCAGGAGTATGTAGACGTCTTTGCCGTATCCGCAGGTCTTACCTGTACGATTCAGTATCAGCATGACGCAGATTATCTCCCTGACGGATGGAAATCTTATATGTCAAAAGCTGTTAAGAAGAAAACAGGAAAACCATGTACAGCAGAAGGAAATATCCGCGAACCTGAGATTGCCAATGAGATCCTGAAAAGCGGCCAGTCTGACCTGATCGGTATCGGACGCGGACTCATCGCAGATCCTGAATGGGTCAACAAAGTTCAGTTCGGAAATACGGATGATATCAACAAATGTATCTCCTGCAACAACGGATGTACTGCGACGCTCAGCAACAAGCCGATGCGCTGTACCGTCAATCCATTTGTAGTAAGCGGAGAAAACTATAAAAAAGAACGCATTAAGAAACCCTGCAATGTCGTTGTCATCGGCGGCGGGACTGCTGGCCTTGAAGCAGCATGTACTGCTGCAGAGGTAGGGTGCTCCACAGTTCTTATCGAAAAGACCAATCAGCTGGGTGGTTTGGCCAGACGTGTGGGCAGTATGCCGAACAAAAAACGCCTCGGTTACTTCCCTGCATATCAGGAAAAAAGAGCTATGGCTCTCAAAAACCTGTTTATCTGCAAGAATGTAGAAGCTACCGCTGAGTTCGTTGACGGATTCAAGCCGGATATTGTGGTCAATGCCACCGGCTCCAATGCTCTGCTTCCGGATATCAAAGGTCTCAAAGAAAATCTTGAGAAAGGCAATGTCTCTACCATCTTCGATTTGGTTGACAATGTAAAATCATATGAACAAACAGATCTCGCCGGTAAAAAAGTAGTTGTCATCGGCGGCGGAAATGTCGGCCTTGATGTCGTTGAATTTTTCGCTCCAAGAAAGGCCGATGTGACCATTGTAGAGAAAAAACCTCATTTTGGCGAAGATCTGGATCTGATCACGAGAACCGGCGCCAATGAACTGATGGAAAAATACAAAGTAACTCAGTATCCGAATGCAAATCTTTTGGAAGTGAAAGAAAAATCTTTCATTGTACGCCATGACTATAAGGATCTGGAATTAGACTTTGACTATGGATTTATCTGCCTCGGAATGCAGTCTGCCACACCGGCTCTGCAGGCTCTGTATGACCATTTTGTGGATGAGGGCATTGAAGTTCTCAACATCGGTGACAGTGCAAAGACCAGGCGTATGATCGAAGGTGTCAAAGAGGGACGTGATATCCTGATCGCACTGGAGAGACATCACTTCTTGTAA
- a CDS encoding LysR family transcriptional regulator: protein MNLNHLYYFRTLAKEQHYTRAAHILNITQPSLSHAINALEKELNVKLFEKIGRNARLTKEGELFCRYVIQSLDMLDEGRRVVGEVSGMAGGYIDIGYIYTLGSHFIPQNMSDYMKENEGKNIRFSFGQGTTEQMIEELKKGTYDLVFSSYKEGEDRLNFTPVVEEELVLITPKGHPLAEEEAVDLAKTTDYPYIMFSRKSGLRPFINKLFAEVKAQPFIAYEGEEDSSVAGLVAAGLGISIVPRIPILETMEVETIPIKRPEIKRYIYLVTQKDKYLSPIVEDFIGFIKSRHQM from the coding sequence ATGAATCTGAATCATCTGTATTATTTCAGAACACTGGCGAAAGAACAGCACTACACCAGGGCTGCCCACATTTTAAATATCACGCAGCCCAGTCTGAGTCATGCCATCAATGCTCTGGAAAAGGAGTTAAATGTCAAACTGTTTGAAAAAATCGGAAGGAATGCCAGGCTTACCAAAGAGGGTGAGCTTTTTTGCCGTTATGTGATACAGTCACTGGATATGCTGGATGAAGGAAGACGCGTGGTCGGTGAAGTATCCGGAATGGCCGGCGGATATATCGACATCGGATATATTTATACTCTGGGAAGTCATTTTATTCCGCAGAATATGAGTGACTACATGAAAGAGAATGAGGGCAAGAATATCCGGTTTTCTTTTGGACAGGGGACTACAGAGCAGATGATCGAGGAATTGAAGAAGGGCACCTATGATCTTGTATTTTCATCTTATAAAGAGGGTGAAGACCGGCTGAATTTCACCCCTGTTGTGGAAGAAGAGCTTGTGCTGATCACGCCAAAAGGACATCCTCTGGCAGAGGAAGAGGCCGTTGACCTGGCAAAGACAACGGATTATCCTTATATTATGTTTTCGCGCAAAAGCGGTCTGAGGCCGTTTATCAATAAACTTTTTGCTGAGGTAAAAGCCCAGCCTTTCATCGCATATGAGGGGGAGGAGGACTCCTCTGTTGCAGGCCTTGTGGCCGCCGGGCTCGGGATTTCGATTGTGCCGAGGATTCCCATTCTGGAAACTATGGAGGTGGAGACGATCCCTATTAAGAGGCCTGAAATTAAGAGATATATCTATCTCGTCACACAGAAGGATAAATACCTCTCACCGATCGTTGAAGATTTTATAGGGTTTATTAAATCCCGGCACCAGATGTAA